Genomic DNA from Triticum dicoccoides isolate Atlit2015 ecotype Zavitan chromosome 4B, WEW_v2.0, whole genome shotgun sequence:
CTCCGCTACGTCTCGCTCGCGCACAACGCGCTCCAGGGCGCCGTCCCGCCCGGCATCACCAACTGCTCCCGCCTCGCCGGCTTCGACCTCTCCTACAAccgcctctccggcgagctccccgaCCAGCTCTGCGCGCCGCCGGAGATGAACTACATCTCCGTCCGGAGCAACGGCCTCTCCGGCCGCATCGACGGCAAGCTCGAAGCCTGCCGCAGCATCGACCTGTTCGACGTCGGGAGCAACCGCTTCTCCGGCGCCGCGCCGTTCGGCCTCCTGGGCCTCGCCAACATCACGTACTTCAACGTCTCCTCCAACGCCTTCGACGGCGAAATCCCCAACATTGCGACCTGCGGCAGCAAGTTTTTATACTTCGACGCGTCTGGCAACCGGCTCGCCGGCCCTGTTCCGGCGAGCGTGGTGAATTGCCGCAACCTGAGGGTGTTGGATTTGGGGGCGAATGCTCTTGCGGGAGACATACCGCCAGTGATCGGGACATTGCGGTCGCTTTTGGTGCTCAGGCTTGCCGGCAACACAGGCATTACCGGGTCAATTCCCGCAGAGCTTGGAGGAATCGAGATGCTTGTCACACTCGACCTTGCCGGCCTTATGCTCGCCGGAGACATTCCGGTGTCCCTCAGCAAATGCCAGTTCCTGCTTGAGCTGTGAGTGTTCGTTCAGTACTCAATTTCACCCAATTCATCCAATGCCTTGATGTGTGACTAACTAAATCAAATTATTACAGGAATTTGTCTGGCAACAAATTGCAAGGAGTGATCCCGGACACGCTCAACAACCTGACTTACCTCAGGATGCTTGATCTTCACAAGAACCAACTCGACGGGGGCATTCCGGTGTCGCTTGCTCAGCTGACCAACCTTGATCTGCTAGACCTCTCGGAGAATGGACTGACTGGGCCAATCCCCTCAGAACTTGGGAACCTCTCTAAGCTGACACATTTCAACGTGTCCTTCAACCGTCTTTCCGGCGTCATACCTTCTGCTCCGGTCTTGCAGAATTTTGGCAGCACAGCCTTCATGGGAAACCCATTACTATGTGGATCACCATTGAACAATCTGTGTGGTGGACAGAAAGCAAGACGATTGTCTGTCGCTATCATAATCGTCATTGTCGCTGCAGCGCTTATACTTATTGGGGTCTGCATTGTTTGTGCTATGAACATTAGGGCCTATACAAGGAGGAGTAAGGAGGAGCAGGAAGGGAAGGAGGACGAAGAGGTGCTGGTCTCCGAGAGCATATCAGTCGGATCTCCAGGCCAAAATGCCATCATTGGTAAGTTGGTGCTCTTCACCAAGAGCCTGCCTTCAAGGTATGAAGATTGGGAGGAAGGAACTAAGGCACTGGTTGACAAAGACTGCCTTGTTGGTGGAGGTTCAGTTGGCACAGTGTACAAGGCCACCTTTGAGAATGGGTTGTCCATTGCCGTGAAGAAACTGGAGACACTCGGAAGTTTGACAAACCAGGATGAGTTTGAGCATGAGATGGGGCAGCTTGGTAACCTCAACCACCCCAATCTGGTCACATTTCAGGGTTATTACTGGTCGTCCTCGATGCAGTTGATCCTGTCGGAGTTCGTGACCAAAGGGAGCTTGTATGATCACCTGCATGGGAACCGTCGTCGTGCATTTTCCAGAAGTAGCAGCGGAGGTGAGCTCTCCTGGGATCGGAGGTTTAGGGTTGCACTTGGAACGGCGCGTGCACTTGCATATCTTCACCATGACTGCCGACCACAAGTCTTGCATCTCAACATCAAGTCTTCAAACATAATGATAGATGAAGAATATGAAGCCAAGCTGTCTGACTATGGATTTAAAAAGCTGCTGCCTATTCTAGGTAGCTTTGAAGTGAGCAGATCTTATGCTGCCATCGGGTACATTGCCCCGGAGCTAGCATCCCCGAGCTTGAGATACAGCGATAAGAGTGATGTATTTAGCTTCGGGGTGGTGTTGCTTGAGATTGTGACAGggcggaagccagtggagagccctGGGGCTGCTATACATGTGATTTTGCGCGACTATGTCAGAGAGATACTGGAGGATGGTACTAAATCGGACTGCTTCGATCGGAGCCTGAGGGGATTCATTGAAGCCGAGTTGGTCCAAGTGCTCAAACTAGGCCTGGTATGCACTTCCAACACACCATCAAGCCGACCAAGCATGGCGGAGGTGGTGCAATTCTTGGAATCTGTTAGGACTAATTCTTGATGTTCTGCTATCTGGAACATAGTAGCAGAATAGGATGTTAAAACAGGAAAAGGGTTTTCTGATTTTATTTTTTTAACAGATGAAGATCACATTTCTTCTTTAATTCTTTATTATTATTGTGGCCCCAGTCCTTTTGTAAATGTGTTTAGATTTGTCTGCTCATTATCTATAGTTTTTTTAGATCTGTTTGCTGAATAAATGGCTATTTTGGTCGAATTACTGATTCCCCAGGATCTCCTCTTACTAATTTTGTACCAAGTAGATATCCTCCTTTTATCTATGCATGCATGCAAAGTGCCAATGCAAGAGCGACCGCTCTGATTGGGAAATGGAAACCTTTTTTCTTCATGGTCAGACCTAAGCACTCCTTTATTTGTGGGAGCCAAAGAGGAGTTGTTACTGTCCAATGGTGTATCAACTTTTATCAAGCTTGTAGCTGCAGGTTCAGCAAAGGGAACAGTTGAACTAACATTTTTGAAGCAGGGGCAGCTCATCTAACCCACAAGATCCTCTCCTACATATACCAACACTAAATACAAGATTTGCAGCAGTCCAGATTTCATCCCCAACCCACACATTCCAAATGGCCGAGGAGTTCGAGCTGCCTGAATTCAACCCGAGGGAGCGCGCCAAGCAGCAGATTTCGGTGCCATTTCTCTGGGAGGTGAAGCCCGGCGCGCCGAAGAGGGACTGGGCGATCTCCACCAAGCCGGCGCCCACAGTCTTCTCATGTCCATCCCCGGCCAAGCTTGTTGTCAGTGTGCCGTTCCAGTGGGAAGAGAAGCCTGGGAAGCCCCTACAAGACATGTCACGCTTTCATGCACCGTCCGATCGTCATGCCGGCTTTTCGGTATCTCCTTACTCACTGAACCCTTTTGTGGCCGAAGATGATGAGTACACGCTGGGGTTCGACCTGGAAGCGTTCGGGTTTCCCGACGACGGCAGCAAGGCATCCACCGGCGCCGCGGAGTACGCGGACGGGTCGAGCCGCCATGGCGCCTGGTACTCGTTCTCGGACTCGGAGGACTACAGCAACTCCAGCGGGAACACGTCGGCCCGGGAGTCCCAGCTCCCCCGGGCGCCGTCGGAGCGGAGCTGGGAGGTGGCCAACGATGATGACCATGAGCTGACCAAGCCGCGGAGCCCTCTGAGGAGCGCGTTCACGCTGGAGGAGCTCATGATGCTGAGCCGCAAGCTGGGCGGCGGGCAAGGGTTCCCGGCCGATGTCAGGAAGAAGAGCCTCTCCCCCTCGCTGTCCTCCGTGGTAATAATGCCCTACACACTTTTACACTGAGCTTTGCTTAATCAGTAGTACATCTGCATCAGTTAATAGTTAATTGGACACATTACACTGTGCTCCCCAACTGCTCCTGTTAATGGGCAGTGATCTGTTTGTCTGTCCCTCATGTTGCTCTGCTGTTCTTTCCAGGAGCTCATCAAGAAGTTTTTAATTGTGTGTTCTTAGTGAGTGGGCGGCTCCGTGGCTGTTGCGGCACATGGACGAGCTGTACCATGTGAGGTCTGAGTGAGATCCCTGGCTGTGATTGATCGAGGAAGAAGCTCGGCGAGGTTGGATTGCTTGCTGGGAAGTAGAAGCCTACTGGCTGTCCTGCGTGCTGGTGCTGTACTGTTGTTGTGTTGTGTCTCCGAAGGAAGGAATCTTGTACTCTTTTCCCGGTGCTTGTTTCAAGATAAACAAACACTGGATTTCTCTGTGTGTCAGCTTGCTGTTGCTTGTTTTATATGTGGAGATTCTGTTTCTTGTTCATTTGTGCATCTGCTTGTATGAGATGGAGCAACAAAGAATTTGTGGTGTAGTATTCTGCAACTAGCGATATCTGTTTTGTGAAGGAGGAATTTATATGCACATGCACATTGTGAGGAAAAGGAAGATGAACCAAGTTCTCGTTCATATTCAGGATTCTTTTCTGTGCGCAGCCCAACGCTAAATTGTAGGAATTTTTAGTAGGATATACAGGGGAAATGATGATAAAAATACTGAAGGTAATCCAGACACAAGGCTGTTGGAAATATAACGATGAAGATAATGAAAAATCAAACGTCATTTGGAAAAAAAAAGAAATATCGCTAGAAGGAGGGCTCGAACCTCCGACCTTGTGGTTAACAGCCACACGCTCTAGCCAACTGAGCTATTCCAGCTTTGTTGGCTATTGCACTAGCGAACGCTAGATATTATATTCGGTAGTCTATGTCTACGATGTATATTTCCACTCTTAAATACTACCCGAACAACAAAGCTGCCAGAGCACTAGTATTTGGCATGGGCTCATGTGCATCACCGCACCCGCTGACACAAAATTGCACTGCAAAGTGTCAAATACCATTGCCACGGGCACGA
This window encodes:
- the LOC119291830 gene encoding probable LRR receptor-like serine/threonine-protein kinase At1g12460 codes for the protein MTPARRSLAPLALAVLLVLHWAAPRAVVQAATPAERRILLDFKSAITADPDGALASWTPSGDPCADFAGVSCDPATGAVQRLRLHGAGLAGTLAPSLARLPALESVSLFGNALSGGIPPGYASLAPTLHKLNLSRNALSGEIPPFLGAFPWLRLLDLSYNAFSGEIPPGLFDPCPRLRYVSLAHNALQGAVPPGITNCSRLAGFDLSYNRLSGELPDQLCAPPEMNYISVRSNGLSGRIDGKLEACRSIDLFDVGSNRFSGAAPFGLLGLANITYFNVSSNAFDGEIPNIATCGSKFLYFDASGNRLAGPVPASVVNCRNLRVLDLGANALAGDIPPVIGTLRSLLVLRLAGNTGITGSIPAELGGIEMLVTLDLAGLMLAGDIPVSLSKCQFLLELNLSGNKLQGVIPDTLNNLTYLRMLDLHKNQLDGGIPVSLAQLTNLDLLDLSENGLTGPIPSELGNLSKLTHFNVSFNRLSGVIPSAPVLQNFGSTAFMGNPLLCGSPLNNLCGGQKARRLSVAIIIVIVAAALILIGVCIVCAMNIRAYTRRSKEEQEGKEDEEVLVSESISVGSPGQNAIIGKLVLFTKSLPSRYEDWEEGTKALVDKDCLVGGGSVGTVYKATFENGLSIAVKKLETLGSLTNQDEFEHEMGQLGNLNHPNLVTFQGYYWSSSMQLILSEFVTKGSLYDHLHGNRRRAFSRSSSGGELSWDRRFRVALGTARALAYLHHDCRPQVLHLNIKSSNIMIDEEYEAKLSDYGFKKLLPILGSFEVSRSYAAIGYIAPELASPSLRYSDKSDVFSFGVVLLEIVTGRKPVESPGAAIHVILRDYVREILEDGTKSDCFDRSLRGFIEAELVQVLKLGLVCTSNTPSSRPSMAEVVQFLESVRTNS
- the LOC119291831 gene encoding uncharacterized protein LOC119291831, which codes for MAEEFELPEFNPRERAKQQISVPFLWEVKPGAPKRDWAISTKPAPTVFSCPSPAKLVVSVPFQWEEKPGKPLQDMSRFHAPSDRHAGFSVSPYSLNPFVAEDDEYTLGFDLEAFGFPDDGSKASTGAAEYADGSSRHGAWYSFSDSEDYSNSSGNTSARESQLPRAPSERSWEVANDDDHELTKPRSPLRSAFTLEELMMLSRKLGGGQGFPADVRKKSLSPSLSSVELIKKFLIVCS